From one Rattus norvegicus strain BN/NHsdMcwi chromosome 7, GRCr8, whole genome shotgun sequence genomic stretch:
- the Kcnq3 gene encoding potassium voltage-gated channel subfamily KQT member 3 isoform X1, translating into MLPTPTGLTWWQPGDFMNQLSLSHSSGKNNWKQQPDAIEESPSKEPKPVGLNNKERFRTAFRMKAYAFWQSSEDAGTGDPMTEDRGYGNDFLIEDMIPTLKAAIRAVRILQFRLYKKKFKETLRPYDVKDVIEQYSAGHLDMLSRIKYLQTRIDMIFTPGPPSTPKHKKSQKGSAFTYPSQQSPRNEPYVARAATSETEDQSMMGKFVKVERQVHDMGKKLDFLVDMHMQHMERLQVHVTEYYPTKGASSPAEGEKKEDNRYSDLKTIICNYSESGPPDPPYSFHQVPIDRVGPYGFFAHDPVKLTRGGPSSTKAQANLPSSGSTYAERPTVLPILTLLDSCVSYHSQTELQGPYSDHISPRQRRSITRDSDTPLSLMSVNHEELERSPSGFSISQDRDDYVFGPSGGSSWMREKRYLAEGETDTDTDPFTPSGSMPMSSTGDGISDSIWTPSNKPT; encoded by the exons ATGCTACCAACCCCAACAGGCTTGACCTGGTGGCAACCTGGAGATTTTATGAATCAGTTGTCTCTTTCCCATTCTTCAG GAAAGAACAACTGGAAGCAGCAGCCAG ATGCCATAGAAGAAAGCCCTTCCAAAGAGCCAAAGCCCGTTGGCTTAAACAATAAAGAGCGTTTCCGCACCGCCTTCCGCATGAAAGCCTACGCTTTCTGGCAGAGTTCTGAAG ATGCCGGGACAGGAGACCCCATGACAGAAGACAGGGGCTATGGAAATGACTTCCTCATTGAAGACATGATCCCCACCCTAAAGGCTGCCATCCGAGCTGTCAG aattCTACAATTCCGtctgtataaaaaaaaattcaaggagaCATTGAGGCCTTATGATGTAAAAGATGTAATTGAGCAGTATTCTGCTGGACATCTTGACATGCTTTCCAGGATAAAGTACCTTCAGACAAG aATAGATATGATTTTCACCCCTGGACCTCCATCCACTCCAAAACATAAGAAGTCTCAGAAAGGGTCAGCATTTACCTACCCATCCCAGCAGTCTCCAAG GAATGAACCATATGTAGCCAGGGCAGCCACATCAGAAACTGAAGACCAAAGCATGATGGGGAAGTTTGTAAAAGTTGAAAGACAG GTTCACGACATGGGGAAGAAACTGGACTTCCTCGTGGACATGCACATGCAGCATATGGAGCGTCTGCAGGTGCACGTCACCGAGTACTACCCAACAAAGGGGGCCTCCTCCCCAGcagaaggggagaagaaagaggacaaCAGGTATTCTGACTTGAAAACCATCATCTGTAACTACTCAGAATCAGGCCCCCCCGACCCACCCTACAGCTTCCACCAGGTGCCCATCGACAGAGTTGGCCCCTATGGGTTTTTTGCACATGACCCCGTGAAACTGACCAGAGGGGGACCCAGTTCTACAAAGGCTCAGGCCAACCTTCCCTCCTCGGGAAGTACATATGCAGAGAGGCCCACAGTCCTGCCCATCTTGACTCTTCTGGACTCATGTGTGAGCTACCACTCCCAGACAGAACTGCAAGGCCCCTATTCGGACCACATCTCACCCCGCCAGAGACGCAGCATCACTAGGGACAGTGACACACCACTGTCCCTCATGTCCGTCAACCACGAGGAACTGGAACGGTCTCCAAGTGGCTTCAGCATCTCCCAAGACAGAGATGATTATGTATTTGGCCCCAGTGGGGGTTCGAGCTGGATGAGGGAAAAGCGGTACCTGGCTGaaggagaaacagacacagatacagacccCTTCACGCCCAGTGGATCCATGCCTATGTCATCTACTGGAGATGGTATTTCAGATTCCATATGGACCCCTTCCAACAAGCCCACTTAG